A single region of the Microlunatus panaciterrae genome encodes:
- the mgtA gene encoding magnesium-translocating P-type ATPase, whose protein sequence is MPASITGAIIGSSLTTAPTPTIQTASSRVSEDVLRDLRVSAAHGLSTTEVRLRRQQYGVNAVASHQARLWPVLWHQLRSPLLGLLIVAAVASSFVGQHSDAVIIGVIVALSVGLGVVNEYRAERAAQALHSQIRHRVVVVRDGHRNSIDVTELVPGDIVELSLGDIVPADVRLLTATDLECEESALTGESMPVEKSASPVRPGVPLAELANSALMGTVVHAGTGRGVVVTTGARTEFGRIAEGLTTRQLDTEFQVGLRRFSMLLVYVAAFLTSTILVINLAFHRPLLEALLFSLAIAVGITPQLLPAVVSTSLAAGSQRLSRRKVLVKRLVCIEDLGDISLLFTDKTGTLTRGHLSFMRAIPASVAQDVGAVVRVGLLCSENWDIDGAPVGGNALDQALWDSPAAARQRRQVGHFTRLAVLPFDHHRRMISVLVRDVEGASTLITKGAPEAVLERCTDVPAAIQERLADEFAAGNRVVAVATRAAGGTIASSGLTPDDERDLRLVGLLVFIDPPKHDAADALARLAALGIAVKVVTGDNAEVAAKICHDLGLPGGAALTGSDVDLLDDAALLAAIAETTVFARVSPEQKARIVRLQRLVGTGVAFLGDGVNDALALHAADVGISVDSATDVAKDAADVILLDKDLQVLADGVAEGRRIFANTMKYVLMGTSSNFGNMFSAAGASLFLPFLPMLPSQILLNNLLYDTSQLAIPTDNVDEPQLRRPSHWDISFIRRFMIVFGPLSSVFDFATFGVMLFVFHSGPEQFRTGWFVESLATQTLVIFAIRTRRIPFFRSHPSLALTLAALGVVTTGALLPATPIAQALGFRPLPAGFFAALAGMVLCYLALIETGKAIFYRVPAARAAVPAPYDGHRHLRRRAAYFSTASAGPRRRAPRRRGGRRRGRA, encoded by the coding sequence ATGCCGGCGAGCATCACCGGGGCGATCATCGGCTCCTCGCTCACCACGGCACCGACACCGACGATCCAGACCGCCTCATCCCGGGTCTCGGAAGACGTGCTCCGGGACCTTCGAGTCTCGGCCGCCCACGGTCTGTCCACGACCGAGGTCCGGCTCAGGCGGCAGCAGTACGGCGTCAACGCCGTCGCCTCGCACCAGGCACGGCTCTGGCCGGTGCTGTGGCACCAGCTGCGCTCTCCACTGCTGGGGCTTCTCATCGTCGCCGCCGTCGCGTCGTCTTTCGTCGGCCAGCACAGCGATGCGGTCATCATCGGGGTGATCGTGGCACTGTCCGTCGGTCTCGGGGTCGTCAACGAATACCGGGCGGAGCGGGCAGCTCAGGCGTTGCACTCACAGATTCGACACCGCGTGGTCGTCGTGCGAGACGGTCACCGCAACAGCATCGATGTCACCGAGCTGGTGCCCGGCGACATCGTCGAGCTCAGCCTCGGCGACATCGTGCCCGCCGACGTCCGGCTGCTGACAGCCACCGATCTGGAATGCGAGGAGTCCGCACTCACCGGCGAGTCGATGCCCGTGGAGAAGAGTGCGTCGCCGGTGCGGCCGGGCGTACCGCTGGCCGAGCTCGCGAACTCTGCCCTGATGGGCACCGTGGTGCATGCCGGTACCGGCCGCGGGGTGGTCGTGACGACCGGAGCGCGGACCGAGTTCGGTCGAATCGCGGAGGGGCTGACTACGCGGCAGCTGGACACCGAGTTTCAGGTCGGGCTGCGCCGCTTCTCGATGCTGCTGGTCTATGTCGCAGCGTTCCTCACCAGCACCATCCTGGTGATCAACCTGGCCTTTCATCGCCCTCTCCTGGAAGCGCTGTTGTTCTCACTGGCCATCGCCGTCGGGATCACCCCCCAGTTGCTTCCAGCCGTCGTGTCGACCAGCCTGGCAGCAGGCTCGCAGCGGCTCAGCCGGCGAAAGGTGCTGGTCAAGCGGCTGGTCTGCATCGAGGACCTCGGAGACATCAGCCTGCTGTTCACCGACAAGACGGGGACTCTGACCCGGGGACATCTGAGTTTCATGCGGGCCATTCCCGCCTCGGTCGCGCAGGATGTGGGGGCCGTGGTTCGCGTTGGCCTGTTGTGCAGCGAAAACTGGGACATCGACGGTGCGCCGGTCGGCGGCAACGCCCTCGATCAGGCGCTGTGGGACTCGCCGGCGGCGGCCAGGCAGCGACGACAAGTGGGCCATTTCACCCGTCTGGCGGTGCTCCCGTTCGACCATCACCGACGAATGATCTCCGTACTCGTGAGAGATGTGGAGGGCGCTTCGACGTTGATCACCAAGGGCGCCCCGGAAGCCGTTCTGGAGCGCTGCACCGATGTCCCTGCAGCTATCCAGGAGAGGCTGGCGGACGAGTTCGCCGCCGGCAACCGGGTGGTGGCTGTGGCTACCCGTGCGGCGGGCGGGACCATCGCCTCGTCTGGCCTGACTCCGGATGACGAGCGTGACCTGCGACTGGTCGGCCTGCTGGTCTTCATCGACCCACCCAAGCACGACGCGGCCGACGCGCTCGCACGGTTGGCCGCCCTCGGCATCGCGGTCAAGGTCGTGACCGGCGACAATGCTGAGGTTGCAGCCAAGATCTGTCACGACCTCGGCCTTCCCGGCGGCGCGGCCCTGACCGGATCGGACGTCGACCTGCTCGATGACGCCGCCCTCCTCGCGGCGATCGCCGAGACGACCGTCTTCGCCAGGGTCAGTCCGGAACAGAAGGCCCGGATCGTCCGCCTCCAGCGGCTCGTCGGAACCGGAGTCGCCTTCCTGGGTGACGGAGTCAATGATGCTCTCGCTCTGCATGCCGCCGATGTCGGGATCTCGGTCGACTCGGCCACGGACGTGGCCAAGGATGCCGCAGACGTGATCTTGTTGGACAAGGATCTCCAGGTGCTGGCTGACGGCGTCGCCGAGGGCCGGCGCATCTTCGCCAACACCATGAAGTACGTGCTGATGGGAACGTCCAGCAATTTCGGCAACATGTTCTCGGCCGCCGGTGCTTCTCTTTTCCTGCCGTTCCTGCCGATGTTGCCGTCGCAGATCCTGCTGAACAACCTGCTCTACGACACCAGCCAGCTGGCGATCCCCACCGACAACGTCGACGAGCCACAACTGCGACGGCCGTCTCATTGGGACATCAGCTTCATCAGGCGATTCATGATCGTTTTCGGGCCGCTCAGCTCCGTCTTCGACTTCGCCACCTTCGGCGTCATGCTGTTCGTCTTCCACTCCGGGCCAGAGCAGTTCCGGACCGGCTGGTTCGTCGAGTCACTCGCCACTCAGACGCTGGTGATCTTCGCCATCCGGACGCGCCGCATTCCCTTCTTCCGCAGCCATCCGAGCCTTGCGCTGACCCTCGCAGCATTGGGGGTGGTCACCACAGGCGCTCTGCTGCCCGCCACCCCGATCGCGCAGGCCCTCGGGTTCAGGCCACTACCGGCGGGATTCTTCGCAGCCCTGGCCGGAATGGTGCTGTGCTATCTCGCGTTGATCGAGACCGGGAAAGCGATCTTCTACCGCGTCCCGGCCGCCCGGGCCGCCGTACCGGCGCCGTATGACGGGCACCGCCACCTCCGTCGGCGGGCGGCCTACTTCAGCACGGCCTCCGCCGGGCCACGTCGCCGAGCGCCGCGGCGTCGGGGTGGACGACGCCGCGGAAGGGCCTAA
- a CDS encoding flippase-like domain-containing protein, translating to MPWWVKGVLSLVVLALSIWFVLVPQLPGGERALASLRMVSLPLILVATALEAASLVAYSALTACLLGRGRPRYPILLGVDLTALGLSHVLPAGGATAAAMRVRLLTLTGTRAGDALTAAAMEATGVNLMLGVIFGIGVAVSLTSVGDNPYYRSAAIGVLVLLVLAALGIWVLTRHTGRAVELSAVIGRRLPFLTAKGAQSFTRGAARRVRDMLTDPRRLTVALLLAAANWLLDASALWIMLAAFGQLVPIGPLLTVYGVGNILAVMPLTPGGIGVVEAVMVSGLVGFGIPQPAAVLGVVGWRVLEFWLPIPAAAAAYLSLRFGALRRTGHLEIRER from the coding sequence GTGCCCTGGTGGGTCAAGGGAGTGCTGTCCCTGGTCGTACTCGCTCTGAGCATCTGGTTCGTGCTGGTGCCGCAGCTGCCTGGTGGCGAGCGGGCCCTGGCGTCGCTGCGGATGGTCTCGCTGCCGTTGATCCTGGTCGCAACCGCCCTCGAAGCCGCGTCGCTGGTCGCCTACAGTGCACTCACCGCGTGCCTGCTGGGGCGGGGACGGCCGCGCTATCCCATTCTGCTGGGCGTCGACCTGACCGCCCTGGGCCTCAGCCATGTGCTGCCGGCCGGTGGCGCCACCGCCGCCGCCATGCGGGTCCGCCTGCTGACGCTGACGGGCACTCGCGCCGGCGATGCCCTGACGGCCGCGGCCATGGAGGCCACCGGGGTGAACCTGATGCTGGGTGTCATCTTCGGGATCGGTGTAGCGGTGTCATTGACCTCGGTCGGTGACAACCCCTACTACCGCAGTGCGGCCATCGGGGTGCTCGTCCTGCTGGTGCTGGCGGCGCTGGGGATCTGGGTGCTGACCCGGCACACGGGTCGTGCCGTCGAGCTGTCCGCCGTCATCGGCCGCCGTCTCCCTTTCCTGACGGCCAAGGGTGCCCAGTCCTTCACCCGCGGGGCAGCCCGCCGGGTACGCGACATGCTCACCGACCCGCGACGGCTGACAGTCGCCCTGCTGTTGGCGGCGGCGAACTGGCTCCTCGACGCCTCGGCGCTGTGGATCATGCTGGCGGCATTCGGTCAGCTGGTGCCGATCGGGCCGCTGCTCACCGTTTACGGTGTCGGCAACATCCTCGCTGTGATGCCGTTGACCCCGGGAGGTATCGGGGTCGTGGAGGCGGTCATGGTCTCCGGTCTGGTGGGTTTCGGCATTCCGCAGCCTGCTGCCGTGCTCGGAGTCGTGGGCTGGCGGGTGCTGGAGTTCTGGCTGCCCATCCCCGCCGCGGCCGCCGCCTACCTGTCCCTCCGGTTCGGGGCGTTGCGGCGCACCGGACACCTCGAGATCAGAGAACGATGA
- a CDS encoding alpha-galactosidase, translated as MTSNHDALEEQVQKVPFKISYLRRVEVDGARPEWVHDEPVDNGDGSSKVTSIAGQVVATTRVERSGQALTATTSLTNRGDQGVSLSCLQPLSLELSESVDAVHGFSSSWGLEYEPMEFDPETELVLAVLSGRSSQGADPWLAVESETGSVVVSPHWSGNWQILSTPLPPHGHRLTVGLHPDDLSLRLSAGETIELPAVSVSWGDSTAEASAELVREALTRVPAGPPLLTEWNHWWPYEDQEITEDVFLDNAGRAAELGLEVAVLDAGWFGDSAVDSNWVEQRGDWHLVNLARFPHGLTWLADETRRRGIDFGIWIEAEAVGVKAELRRLHPELMATSSAVGSEPAFLGYVCLGSPAARDFVTDTVRRLITSTRARWIKWDFNLDPGLGCDRDDHGHLPGEGLVRHYEGLYRVFDMLKAEFPDTVFEACSSGGLRIDLGLAEHVDCLFLSDPDWTEHHLACLWGAARLLPPRQILHWVQSEWRGEHRFQKVDYSGSLISAEQFDAKVQAAMLHRFGIAARLTEMRPDLLDRLAQHVRAYQDVIRPILERGVLVPLGAQPLREEKGHRLPAFQLTSGDEHVVAAFRLPPAGGWEPVRPLGLDPSGTYRVTVLDLGASTASDCDGATLLADGIPLPADRTSTLVHLTAL; from the coding sequence ATGACATCGAATCACGACGCGTTGGAGGAGCAGGTGCAGAAGGTGCCGTTCAAGATCAGCTATCTGCGTCGAGTCGAGGTGGACGGCGCTCGGCCCGAATGGGTCCACGACGAGCCGGTCGACAACGGCGACGGATCGTCCAAGGTGACCAGCATCGCGGGTCAGGTGGTGGCGACCACCAGGGTGGAGCGTTCGGGCCAGGCGTTGACGGCCACCACCTCGTTGACCAACCGCGGCGACCAGGGGGTCTCCCTGTCGTGCTTGCAGCCGTTGTCACTCGAGCTCAGCGAGTCTGTCGACGCTGTCCACGGGTTCAGCAGCAGCTGGGGGCTGGAGTATGAGCCGATGGAGTTCGACCCCGAGACCGAACTGGTGCTGGCCGTCCTGTCCGGCCGGTCGTCCCAGGGCGCCGACCCGTGGCTCGCCGTCGAGAGCGAGACGGGCTCTGTGGTCGTCTCGCCGCACTGGAGCGGCAACTGGCAGATCCTCTCCACACCGCTGCCTCCCCACGGCCACCGGCTCACGGTCGGACTCCATCCCGATGATCTCAGCCTCCGGCTGTCGGCCGGCGAGACGATCGAGTTGCCGGCCGTCAGCGTGAGCTGGGGTGACAGCACGGCTGAGGCGTCCGCCGAGCTGGTGCGTGAGGCCCTGACCCGGGTGCCCGCCGGTCCACCCCTGCTGACCGAGTGGAACCACTGGTGGCCGTACGAGGACCAGGAGATCACCGAGGACGTCTTCCTGGACAATGCCGGCCGGGCGGCCGAGCTGGGTCTTGAGGTCGCGGTGCTGGACGCCGGCTGGTTCGGCGACTCCGCCGTCGACTCCAACTGGGTCGAGCAGCGCGGTGACTGGCATCTGGTGAACCTCGCGCGGTTCCCGCACGGGTTGACCTGGCTCGCCGACGAGACGCGCCGACGTGGCATCGACTTCGGTATCTGGATCGAGGCCGAGGCCGTCGGTGTCAAGGCCGAGCTCCGCCGGCTGCACCCGGAGCTGATGGCGACGTCGTCGGCGGTGGGGTCCGAACCCGCGTTCCTCGGGTATGTGTGTCTTGGTTCGCCGGCGGCTCGGGACTTCGTCACCGACACCGTACGGCGGCTGATCACCAGCACACGGGCACGCTGGATCAAGTGGGACTTCAACCTCGACCCGGGTCTGGGCTGTGATCGCGACGACCATGGGCACCTGCCCGGTGAGGGCCTGGTCCGCCATTACGAGGGCCTCTACCGCGTCTTCGACATGCTCAAGGCGGAGTTCCCGGACACCGTCTTCGAGGCCTGCTCGTCGGGTGGACTGCGCATCGACCTGGGCCTGGCCGAACATGTGGACTGCCTGTTCCTGTCCGACCCGGACTGGACCGAGCACCACCTGGCCTGTTTGTGGGGCGCGGCCCGGCTGCTGCCACCGCGCCAGATCCTGCACTGGGTGCAGAGTGAATGGCGTGGTGAGCACCGGTTCCAGAAGGTCGACTACTCCGGCAGCCTGATCAGCGCCGAGCAGTTCGACGCCAAGGTCCAGGCGGCGATGCTGCACCGGTTCGGCATCGCGGCCCGTCTGACCGAGATGCGGCCCGACCTGCTGGACCGGCTGGCGCAGCATGTCCGCGCCTACCAGGACGTCATCCGGCCCATCCTCGAACGGGGAGTGCTGGTGCCGCTGGGCGCACAGCCGCTGCGGGAGGAGAAGGGCCACCGGTTGCCGGCCTTCCAGCTGACCTCCGGTGACGAGCACGTGGTGGCCGCATTCCGACTTCCCCCCGCCGGTGGCTGGGAACCGGTGCGCCCCCTCGGCCTCGACCCCAGCGGCACCTATCGGGTCACGGTGTTGGACCTGGGAGCCTCCACCGCCTCAGACTGCGATGGTGCCACCCTCCTCGCCGACGGCATCCCCCTTCCCGCCGACCGCACCTCCACCCTCGTCCACCTCACTGCACTCTGA
- a CDS encoding DUF4389 domain-containing protein — protein sequence MLLVLGILLAMAGLSLGGVGVVLGSAALYQGDHRFSTTASHRYQVDSYALTSTRLDVVINDGLDWQSRWGDVGTFMIRGTAAQPDQNLFIGIAPEADVARYLADVKHSELTQVLFRPFRASYREVAGSAVPKAPGSQDFWTVSAEGPGTQQVEFPLRSGTWTVVVMNADASPAVAADLQAGVRSDLLGPAAIGTLITGLVLVLVGIPLLVAGSAGLGRTTGPSAPRPPLSGPPSGPGPEPAPPAEPAGGAVAVPPPPPPPYPARLSGELDPSLSRWFWLVKWFLAIPHLVILAFLWFAFVINTIIAGFAILFTGRYPRSLFDFNVGVMRWNWRVGFYAYSVLGTDRYPPFSLARTDYPADFDVDYPERLSRGLVLVKSWLLAIPHLLIIAVFTASPSWRNNNDDWPVSYGNNIGTSLLGLLVFVAALVLLITGSYNRALFDLIVGLNRWIYRVFTYVALMRDEYPPFRLDQGGSDPSQTATMPPSLPSLR from the coding sequence GTGCTACTGGTGCTCGGAATCCTGCTGGCGATGGCCGGTCTCTCGCTGGGCGGTGTCGGGGTGGTACTGGGATCGGCCGCTTTGTACCAGGGAGATCATCGTTTCTCCACCACAGCAAGCCATCGCTACCAGGTGGACTCCTACGCACTGACCTCCACCAGGCTCGACGTGGTGATCAACGACGGGCTGGACTGGCAGAGTCGCTGGGGCGACGTGGGGACCTTCATGATCCGCGGGACGGCCGCCCAGCCGGACCAGAATCTGTTCATCGGCATCGCCCCCGAGGCGGATGTGGCCCGTTACCTCGCCGACGTCAAGCATTCCGAGCTGACTCAGGTCCTCTTCCGGCCCTTCCGGGCCAGCTATCGCGAGGTGGCCGGCTCGGCCGTCCCGAAGGCACCGGGCAGCCAGGATTTCTGGACGGTCTCCGCCGAAGGCCCGGGCACCCAGCAGGTCGAGTTCCCGCTCCGGTCCGGCACCTGGACGGTCGTGGTGATGAACGCCGATGCCAGCCCGGCGGTGGCCGCCGACCTGCAGGCAGGGGTGCGGTCCGACCTTCTCGGGCCCGCCGCGATCGGGACCCTGATCACCGGGCTGGTGCTTGTGCTGGTCGGGATCCCGCTGCTGGTGGCTGGCTCGGCGGGCCTGGGCCGCACCACCGGGCCGTCGGCACCCCGACCGCCGCTCTCCGGCCCGCCGTCCGGTCCGGGACCGGAGCCGGCTCCTCCCGCTGAGCCAGCTGGGGGCGCCGTCGCAGTCCCGCCGCCACCGCCACCGCCCTACCCGGCGCGGCTGTCCGGCGAGCTGGACCCCTCCCTCTCCAGATGGTTCTGGCTGGTGAAGTGGTTCTTGGCCATTCCACACTTGGTCATTCTGGCGTTCCTGTGGTTTGCCTTCGTGATCAACACGATCATCGCCGGCTTCGCCATTCTCTTCACCGGCCGCTATCCCCGATCGCTGTTCGACTTCAATGTCGGGGTGATGCGGTGGAACTGGCGTGTGGGGTTCTATGCCTACTCGGTGCTCGGCACCGATCGCTACCCGCCGTTCAGCCTGGCGCGCACCGACTATCCGGCGGACTTCGACGTCGACTACCCCGAGCGGCTCAGCCGGGGCCTCGTTCTGGTCAAGTCCTGGCTGCTGGCCATTCCGCATCTCCTCATCATCGCCGTCTTCACGGCCAGCCCCAGTTGGCGAAACAACAACGACGACTGGCCGGTGAGCTACGGCAACAACATCGGTACCTCACTGCTCGGCCTGCTGGTCTTCGTCGCCGCCCTCGTCTTGTTGATCACCGGCAGCTATAACCGGGCGCTGTTCGACCTGATCGTCGGTCTCAACCGATGGATCTACCGCGTGTTCACCTACGTGGCACTGATGCGTGACGAGTATCCGCCGTTTCGCCTCGACCAGGGCGGATCCGATCCTAGCCAGACAGCGACGATGCCACCGTCCCTTCCGTCACTTCGCTGA
- a CDS encoding SDR family oxidoreductase, giving the protein MSRLSGEPASAVVTGAANGIGRAIAEELLGRGHLVVGLDRDQAALTTTRDDLGDRFVPVLGDVSERAAHEDACATAQQRARLQVWVNNAGIEKPTSAATLDDAVMRAIIDVNLIGTLLGCSVAVAAMREQGGSIVNMSSIHSLVGFPESFVYASTKGGIDALTRQLAIEEAHRGIRCNAVRPGAVNTPLTQSFLDAAEDPDALLREYAELHPIQRLIEPVEIARVVAFLASPDASFINGESVTVDGGATARCFAYPPVEGP; this is encoded by the coding sequence GTGTCGCGGCTGAGCGGTGAACCCGCCTCCGCGGTGGTGACCGGTGCGGCCAACGGCATCGGCCGGGCGATTGCCGAGGAGCTGCTCGGCCGAGGCCATCTCGTGGTCGGGTTGGACCGCGACCAGGCGGCGCTGACGACGACCCGTGACGATCTCGGTGACCGCTTCGTACCGGTGCTGGGCGACGTGTCCGAGCGGGCGGCGCATGAGGATGCCTGTGCCACGGCACAGCAGCGCGCCCGGCTCCAGGTCTGGGTCAACAATGCCGGCATCGAGAAGCCGACCAGCGCAGCGACGCTGGACGATGCCGTGATGCGGGCCATCATCGACGTCAACCTGATCGGCACCCTGCTGGGATGTTCGGTCGCCGTGGCAGCCATGCGCGAGCAGGGAGGCAGCATCGTCAACATGTCCAGCATCCACAGCCTGGTCGGCTTTCCGGAGTCCTTTGTGTATGCCTCGACCAAGGGGGGCATCGATGCGCTGACCAGGCAGCTCGCCATCGAGGAGGCGCACCGCGGGATCCGCTGCAACGCCGTCCGTCCGGGGGCGGTCAACACTCCCCTCACCCAGTCATTCCTGGACGCGGCAGAGGACCCGGACGCGCTGCTGCGGGAGTACGCGGAGTTGCACCCGATCCAGCGGCTGATCGAACCCGTCGAGATCGCGCGGGTGGTCGCCTTCCTCGCCTCCCCGGACGCCTCCTTCATCAACGGGGAGTCCGTCACGGTCGACGGTGGAGCGACCGCCCGCTGCTTCGCCTACCCGCCTGTCGAAGGGCCCTGA
- a CDS encoding universal stress protein — translation MSIGSASGKIVVGVDDSTEALTAARYAVHEAELRKTDLELMHAYQVPEVVEPISEDYRTRVMRGPAVEVMRQVMEQLVIPPGVTVQSSLHMTEPVIMLVEASDRAQLIVLGQHHITLGERLLEGSVASPVAARANCPVVIVPRVWDPEPEKYGPVVVALDGDTPAETALSYAFDEAEARGSQLVALHAVPLGTMPGELSLQRLNIEEVLAGWKQDHPDIRVKTFLTTGDPDLSIIEASRQAAVLIVGRPHRDTFGAWTRSVARSVLKETHCPLVVVPATPVSEVTEGTVASSLSG, via the coding sequence ATGAGTATCGGGAGCGCGTCGGGAAAAATCGTGGTCGGAGTTGACGACTCGACGGAGGCGTTGACAGCGGCTAGGTACGCCGTCCACGAGGCAGAGCTGAGGAAGACCGATCTGGAGCTGATGCATGCGTACCAGGTACCGGAAGTCGTCGAACCGATCAGTGAGGACTACCGGACCAGAGTCATGCGTGGTCCTGCGGTGGAGGTGATGCGGCAGGTGATGGAACAGTTGGTGATCCCACCCGGTGTGACCGTGCAGAGCTCGCTGCACATGACGGAACCGGTGATCATGCTGGTGGAGGCGTCCGATCGGGCTCAGCTGATCGTGCTCGGCCAGCATCACATCACGCTGGGCGAACGACTGCTGGAGGGAAGCGTGGCCTCCCCGGTGGCGGCCAGGGCGAACTGCCCGGTGGTGATCGTGCCGCGGGTCTGGGACCCGGAGCCGGAGAAGTACGGCCCCGTCGTGGTGGCCCTCGATGGCGACACGCCAGCCGAGACCGCGCTGAGCTACGCCTTCGACGAAGCGGAGGCGCGGGGTTCGCAGCTGGTCGCGTTGCATGCGGTGCCCCTCGGGACGATGCCCGGTGAGCTTTCCCTGCAGCGGCTCAACATCGAGGAGGTGCTGGCCGGCTGGAAGCAGGACCACCCCGATATCCGGGTGAAGACCTTCCTGACCACTGGGGACCCGGACCTGAGCATCATCGAGGCCTCGCGGCAGGCGGCGGTGTTGATCGTCGGACGTCCGCACCGTGACACCTTCGGTGCTTGGACCAGATCCGTTGCCCGGTCCGTGCTCAAGGAGACCCATTGCCCGTTGGTCGTGGTGCCAGCGACGCCCGTCAGCGAAGTGACGGAAGGGACGGTGGCATCGTCGCTGTCTGGCTAG